In Desulfotignum phosphitoxidans DSM 13687, a single window of DNA contains:
- a CDS encoding MaoC family dehydratase encodes MTSETQLIPLTKRIHSVHLTRLPVMPAMVFKLLISAMGKQTRIPGHGRVTQGQLYLPNVTPDPIRVQQYRRVCGFVHAPEDPIVPPGYLQTLFIGLLARYITSDFFPINPMGLIQTGQQFESRCPVLINDSLDLFCTLQDMTRTAKGISTRFLLQVYRDNNLVWQGISTYLTRIPGSKRTSKTVQDTPLPAKMTLAVPPGTGRRYARVSGDYNPHHLSDVTARLIGFNQAMVHGMWSLARTLACLEKTMPLVPPFSVEAAFKLPVFMPATLQLGYKQVVHGHKTHRIVFDLRDAATFRPHLKGRVTGFEKEH; translated from the coding sequence ATGACGTCTGAAACCCAGCTGATTCCTTTAACAAAACGGATCCATTCCGTTCATCTGACCCGTTTACCAGTGATGCCGGCCATGGTTTTTAAACTGCTGATATCTGCGATGGGCAAACAAACCCGAATTCCCGGCCATGGCCGGGTGACCCAAGGGCAGCTGTATCTGCCCAACGTGACACCGGATCCAATCCGGGTACAGCAATACCGCCGGGTATGCGGATTTGTCCATGCTCCCGAAGACCCCATAGTGCCGCCCGGTTATCTCCAGACCCTGTTCATCGGGTTGCTGGCCCGGTATATCACCTCGGATTTTTTTCCCATCAATCCCATGGGACTGATTCAGACGGGCCAGCAATTTGAATCCAGATGTCCGGTTCTGATAAACGATTCCCTGGATCTGTTCTGTACGCTCCAGGACATGACCCGGACGGCAAAGGGGATCTCAACCCGGTTTCTTTTACAAGTATATCGAGATAACAATCTGGTATGGCAGGGAATTTCCACTTATCTGACCCGGATTCCCGGATCGAAACGCACGTCAAAAACCGTTCAGGATACGCCTTTGCCGGCAAAAATGACCCTTGCGGTTCCCCCGGGTACGGGCCGCCGCTATGCCCGGGTATCCGGGGATTACAACCCCCATCACCTGTCCGATGTCACGGCCCGCTTAATTGGATTCAACCAGGCCATGGTCCACGGTATGTGGAGCCTGGCCCGGACCCTGGCCTGTCTGGAAAAAACCATGCCCCTGGTTCCCCCTTTTTCTGTGGAGGCGGCATTCAAACTGCCGGTATTCATGCCCGCCACATTGCAACTGGGGTACAAGCAGGTGGTGCATGGTCACAAAACCCACCGGATTGTTTTCGATCTCCGGGATGCCGCAACCTTTCGACCTCATCTCAAAGGCCGGGTAACCGGGTTTGAAAAGGAACACTAA
- a CDS encoding DMT family transporter, whose product MMGSLFALGSAFFWAGAVILFKKSGETFSPISLNIYKSIVGLLLVSATMLLLGIPFFPEQPLNSWLLLSLSGFLGITLADLFFFMALNRLGAGMAAIVECLYLPCVLFFSFVLLDEHLGPGGILGGLLVLAAVLVGSFQKKDLTLTPGLAPASRVPAIVAGVFAMIFLALGIVIIKEILTHTDVFWATLVRLGAAIVTLMILVICHPGRKRFLSELKWSRSWLVALPASICGNYIALVLWVAGMKYTTASRAAILNQMSTIFIFILAAVFLKEKITVNKGVAIFMAISGALLTIFT is encoded by the coding sequence ATGATGGGATCGTTGTTCGCCTTAGGGTCTGCTTTTTTTTGGGCCGGTGCCGTGATTTTATTTAAAAAAAGCGGGGAAACGTTTTCCCCCATCTCTTTGAACATCTACAAAAGTATTGTGGGGCTTTTGCTGGTCAGTGCCACCATGCTGCTGCTGGGCATCCCTTTTTTCCCGGAACAGCCCTTAAACAGCTGGCTGCTTTTATCTTTGTCCGGATTTCTGGGCATTACGCTGGCGGACCTGTTTTTCTTTATGGCCCTGAACCGGCTGGGCGCCGGAATGGCGGCCATTGTGGAGTGCCTGTACCTGCCCTGTGTCCTGTTTTTTTCCTTTGTACTTCTGGATGAACATTTGGGACCCGGCGGCATTCTAGGCGGTCTGCTGGTACTGGCAGCGGTTCTGGTGGGATCGTTCCAGAAAAAAGACCTGACGCTGACCCCGGGACTGGCTCCCGCCTCCCGGGTGCCTGCCATCGTTGCCGGGGTGTTTGCCATGATATTTCTGGCCTTAGGCATTGTGATCATCAAAGAAATTCTGACACATACCGATGTGTTCTGGGCCACCCTGGTGCGACTGGGCGCCGCCATTGTCACCCTCATGATTCTGGTAATCTGCCATCCCGGAAGAAAACGCTTTCTGTCAGAACTCAAATGGTCCAGATCCTGGCTGGTGGCGCTGCCTGCATCCATCTGCGGCAATTACATCGCTTTGGTTTTATGGGTGGCGGGCATGAAATATACCACCGCGTCCCGGGCCGCCATTCTCAACCAGATGTCCACGATTTTCATTTTTATCCTGGCCGCTGTTTTTCTCAAGGAAAAAATCACGGTCAACAAAGGGGTGGCTATTTTCATGGCCATTTCCGGTGCACTGCTCACCATATTCACCTGA
- a CDS encoding sensor domain-containing diguanylate cyclase, whose translation MAGPHTHKLTLLSGMAMLLQSCSRETELYDVIYWYLPKIFSHVSGRICLQEKNKHTVLPVFEWGKPSQTAVAPKPLKCEVLGKGLPVSSRKTSLACCAYCVPLKDKDGVIGALCVGNPQFSLSEQYRKLALITAEYLSLSVSNIRLNHQLYELTIRDPLTGLYNRRYMDEILEKEFQRARRAGTALGGIMVDLDHFKILNDTLGHDAGDQVLKTVAHTLIHATRTQDAVCRFGGEEFFILMTGGTINDYLTRAGDLNTQISALDILWQGVSVGPITVSLGVAGFPVHANTPEILVHKADQALYRAKKQGRNQVVCAQL comes from the coding sequence ATGGCGGGTCCCCATACCCATAAACTCACTTTGCTGTCAGGCATGGCCATGCTGTTGCAAAGCTGTTCCCGGGAAACAGAGCTGTATGACGTAATCTACTGGTATCTGCCCAAAATTTTTTCACATGTTTCCGGACGGATCTGTCTGCAGGAAAAAAACAAGCATACGGTGCTCCCGGTATTTGAATGGGGAAAACCGTCGCAAACCGCAGTGGCGCCCAAGCCTTTGAAATGTGAAGTGCTTGGAAAAGGGCTCCCGGTTTCATCCCGGAAGACGTCCCTGGCCTGTTGTGCCTATTGCGTGCCCCTGAAAGATAAAGATGGTGTGATCGGTGCCTTGTGTGTGGGAAATCCGCAGTTTTCCCTTTCTGAACAGTACCGGAAACTGGCTTTGATCACTGCGGAATATCTGTCCCTATCCGTGTCAAATATCCGGCTGAATCATCAATTGTACGAATTGACCATCAGAGATCCTTTGACCGGTCTTTATAACCGCCGGTATATGGATGAGATCCTGGAAAAAGAGTTTCAGCGGGCCCGCCGGGCCGGTACGGCACTGGGAGGGATCATGGTGGATCTGGATCATTTCAAAATATTAAATGACACCTTGGGACACGATGCCGGGGATCAGGTGCTTAAAACCGTTGCCCATACCCTGATCCATGCCACCCGAACCCAGGATGCCGTCTGCCGGTTCGGGGGAGAGGAGTTTTTCATCCTCATGACCGGGGGAACCATCAACGATTACCTGACCCGGGCCGGGGATCTGAATACGCAGATTTCTGCCCTGGATATTCTTTGGCAGGGTGTGTCTGTGGGCCCCATCACGGTATCACTGGGGGTTGCCGGATTCCCTGTCCATGCGAATACACCTGAAATTCTTGTCCATAAAGCGGATCAGGCCCTGTATCGTGCCAAAAAACAGGGCCGGAACCAGGTGGTTTGTGCCCAGCTGTGA
- a CDS encoding argininosuccinate synthase — protein sequence MSKQKVVLAYSGGLDTSVILKWLLEQGYEVFAYMADIGQQEDFDAAREKALKIGASDVFIEDMRKEFVTDYIFPVFKANALYEGRYLLGTAIARPLIAKKQIEIANNLGAAYVSHGATGKGNDQVRFELSYYALNPKIKIISPWKNKDFLAAFKGRTDLLAYAEKHGIPTKQTASKPYSEDDNLLHISHEAGILEDPAHECEESIYSHTTSPENAPDTPVRIRIRFRDGIPVEVENLTDGTVKTDALELFEYLNQMGSEHGIGRLDMVENRFVGIKSRGVYETPGGSILHAAHKDIEGVAMDREVMRLRDMLAAKLGELVYNGFWFSPEMEFIMAAMDKSQELIDGDVFLKLYKGTAYPVARTSPSSLYNQELSSMDIEGGYNQEDAEGFIRINAIRLMAHRRIVNQ from the coding sequence ATGTCAAAACAAAAAGTGGTTCTGGCCTATTCAGGCGGACTGGACACCTCGGTCATTCTGAAATGGTTGCTGGAGCAGGGATATGAAGTATTTGCCTACATGGCCGACATCGGGCAGCAGGAGGATTTTGACGCGGCCCGGGAAAAAGCCCTGAAGATCGGGGCCTCGGATGTGTTCATCGAAGATATGCGCAAGGAGTTTGTCACAGATTATATTTTTCCGGTATTCAAGGCCAATGCCCTGTATGAGGGCCGGTATCTTTTGGGCACCGCCATTGCCAGGCCCTTGATCGCCAAAAAACAGATCGAGATCGCAAACAACCTGGGCGCGGCTTATGTATCCCATGGCGCCACGGGCAAAGGCAACGACCAGGTGCGGTTTGAGCTGTCCTATTATGCGTTGAACCCGAAAATCAAAATCATCTCCCCCTGGAAGAACAAAGATTTTCTGGCTGCATTCAAAGGCCGGACCGATCTGCTGGCCTACGCGGAAAAACACGGGATTCCCACCAAGCAGACCGCATCCAAACCCTACAGCGAAGACGACAATTTGCTTCATATCTCCCATGAGGCCGGCATCCTGGAAGACCCGGCCCATGAATGTGAAGAAAGCATTTACTCCCACACAACATCCCCGGAAAACGCGCCGGATACCCCGGTCCGGATCCGGATCCGGTTCAGGGACGGCATCCCCGTGGAAGTGGAAAACCTCACGGACGGCACGGTGAAAACCGATGCCCTGGAACTGTTTGAATACCTCAACCAGATGGGAAGCGAACACGGCATCGGCCGCCTGGACATGGTGGAGAACCGGTTTGTGGGCATCAAATCCCGTGGGGTGTATGAAACCCCGGGCGGCAGCATCCTTCACGCCGCCCACAAAGATATTGAAGGCGTTGCCATGGACCGGGAGGTGATGCGGCTGCGGGACATGCTGGCTGCCAAGCTCGGAGAACTGGTTTACAACGGATTCTGGTTCAGCCCGGAAATGGAATTCATCATGGCGGCCATGGACAAAAGCCAGGAGCTCATCGACGGGGATGTATTCCTCAAACTCTACAAAGGCACGGCTTATCCTGTGGCCCGGACCAGCCCGTCCTCACTGTACAATCAGGAACTGTCTTCCATGGATATCGAAGGCGGGTATAATCAGGAGGATGCCGAAGGGTTCATCCGCATCAACGCCATCCGGTTAATGGCCCACAGACGGATTGTGAATCAATAA
- the pspF gene encoding phage shock protein operon transcriptional activator, with amino-acid sequence MVEYATYEAIGQSEAFIEFQEQISRVAPVDRPVMVIGERGTGKELAAARIHFLSKRWEKPLVTLNCAALTPTLIGSELFGYEKGAFTGAGTRTAGRFEQAAGGTLFLDEIGTIPMEVQEKILRAVEYGTFERVGSARPVQVDVRIVAATHADLPAMVKSGTFKQDLLDRLSFEVIHVPPLRCRKEDILVLARHFATRMAFELGREPLPELTESAENALISYPWPGNVRELKNVVERAVYKHDTHRIHEICFDPFENPFGHPDKEMKPKGPARDFPEWVQTSKSVEDQSMGRLTTLPLKAAVQALETLRVKDALKQTRFHQKKAAALLGLTYDQFRGIKNRLGI; translated from the coding sequence ATGGTTGAATATGCCACATACGAAGCCATCGGCCAGTCCGAGGCGTTTATTGAGTTTCAGGAGCAGATTTCCAGAGTGGCGCCGGTGGACCGGCCGGTCATGGTGATCGGGGAACGGGGTACGGGCAAGGAACTGGCTGCGGCTCGAATTCATTTTCTTTCCAAAAGGTGGGAAAAACCCCTGGTGACGCTTAATTGTGCGGCTTTGACCCCGACTTTGATCGGATCGGAATTGTTCGGATATGAAAAAGGGGCGTTTACCGGGGCCGGGACCCGCACTGCCGGCCGGTTTGAACAGGCAGCCGGCGGGACTCTGTTTCTGGATGAAATCGGCACCATTCCCATGGAGGTTCAGGAGAAAATTCTGCGGGCCGTGGAGTACGGTACCTTCGAGCGGGTGGGATCTGCGCGTCCGGTGCAGGTGGATGTGCGCATCGTGGCCGCCACCCATGCCGATCTGCCTGCCATGGTAAAAAGCGGCACATTCAAGCAGGACCTTCTGGACCGCCTGAGTTTCGAGGTGATCCATGTGCCGCCGCTGCGGTGCCGCAAAGAGGATATTCTGGTGCTGGCCCGTCATTTTGCCACCCGAATGGCGTTTGAACTGGGCCGGGAACCGCTGCCCGAACTGACGGAATCCGCTGAAAATGCACTGATCTCATACCCCTGGCCGGGCAATGTCCGGGAGTTGAAAAATGTGGTGGAAAGAGCGGTCTACAAACATGACACCCACCGGATCCATGAGATCTGTTTTGATCCGTTTGAAAATCCATTTGGACATCCGGATAAAGAAATGAAACCAAAGGGCCCGGCCCGGGATTTCCCCGAATGGGTGCAGACATCAAAAAGCGTTGAAGACCAAAGTATGGGACGTCTGACGACCTTACCTTTGAAAGCCGCGGTTCAGGCCCTGGAAACCCTTCGGGTCAAAGACGCGTTAAAACAAACCCGGTTTCACCAGAAAAAAGCGGCAGCCCTGCTGGGCTTGACCTATGATCAGTTCAGGGGGATCAAAAACCGTTTAGGGATCTGA
- a CDS encoding PspA/IM30 family protein yields the protein MGIFTRFRDIVSANINAMLDRAEDPEKLIKLMIREMEDTLVELKSSCAGTIASQKKVSRLLEETCDKEAFWDQKAALAVSRGRDDLARQALLEKRRFSQRCEAVEQELTELKSIVAQYQDDIQELENKLKSAREKQRMLVQRHIRAQRKKKAHQEIRRVDSAQVVQRFDEMESNIERMEAEADLVNFGRKSDIEAAFEELSADDEIEQQLTELKSSQTRPKDDTVSH from the coding sequence ATGGGTATTTTTACACGATTCAGAGACATTGTATCCGCCAACATCAACGCCATGCTGGACCGGGCCGAAGACCCGGAGAAACTCATCAAGCTGATGATCAGGGAAATGGAAGACACCCTGGTGGAACTTAAATCCTCCTGTGCCGGCACCATTGCCAGCCAGAAAAAAGTGTCCCGGCTGCTGGAGGAAACCTGTGACAAGGAAGCATTCTGGGATCAAAAAGCGGCGCTGGCCGTATCCAGGGGCAGAGATGACCTGGCCCGGCAGGCCTTACTGGAAAAAAGGCGGTTTTCCCAGCGATGCGAGGCCGTGGAACAGGAGCTGACCGAGCTCAAATCCATTGTGGCACAGTACCAGGATGATATCCAGGAACTGGAGAACAAACTTAAATCCGCCCGGGAAAAACAACGCATGCTGGTACAGCGTCATATCCGGGCCCAGCGCAAGAAAAAGGCCCACCAGGAAATCCGGCGCGTGGACTCAGCCCAGGTCGTACAGCGATTCGATGAAATGGAATCCAATATCGAGCGTATGGAAGCGGAAGCCGACCTGGTAAACTTCGGCAGGAAATCCGACATTGAAGCCGCGTTTGAGGAACTGTCCGCAGATGATGAAATCGAGCAGCAGCTGACGGAATTAAAATCCTCCCAAACCCGGCCCAAAGATGATACAGTCAGCCACTAA
- the pspC gene encoding envelope stress response membrane protein PspC has translation MRYHYKRRHHASGFGRGNQPNRRFRDRFNDITGDRRIYRSRRGILLGVCRGLAEHFNLSVFWVRVAFLLIFVFTGFWPVGVIYIIAGLILKPAPVVPFQNETDQEFYQSYTTSRESALQRLKRKFDNIDQRIRRMEHTVTSRDFDL, from the coding sequence ATGAGATATCATTATAAACGAAGACATCACGCATCCGGGTTCGGCCGGGGCAACCAGCCAAACCGGCGATTCCGGGACCGGTTCAATGACATCACCGGAGACCGCCGCATCTACCGCTCCAGAAGAGGAATTCTGTTAGGCGTATGCCGGGGGCTGGCCGAACATTTCAATCTGAGCGTCTTCTGGGTTCGGGTGGCGTTTTTACTGATCTTTGTGTTCACCGGATTCTGGCCCGTCGGGGTGATCTACATCATTGCCGGACTGATTCTGAAACCGGCCCCGGTGGTACCGTTTCAAAACGAAACCGACCAGGAGTTCTACCAGTCTTATACCACCTCCAGGGAATCGGCCCTCCAGCGCCTTAAGCGAAAATTCGACAACATCGACCAGCGCATCCGGCGCATGGAGCACACGGTCACCTCCAGGGATTTTGACCTGTAA
- a CDS encoding sigma 54-interacting transcriptional regulator: MKGNTSNSLINADEGLVVLDRSLGIMSFNPAAREIITPELRYGQKLNFSSFIAGPDLSIIKDAVDATLHQGRTRVDAIAALKTASGKSIFIRYAVHPLYETSRMIIGLIFSFKQVSTPLESHNTTDDISNKALIKHQSLLEALPEGVFTINTKWRIASFNKTAEEITGYSRKEVLGRYCWEVFRSDLCDIGCPLRTAIETGQSEMDQDIRILKKEGARLTILVNIGVLKDEHGRVAGAVETFRPLTGERNQPEGTKHPHAFSHIIGNSRPIQQLFALMPDLAASEVNVFITGESGTGKELFARTLHDNSSRAKHPFVAVNCSALAESVLESELFGHEKGAFTGATRARPGRFERVKKGTLFLDEIGELKPSLQIKLLRVLEQREFERVGGTETLPLEARIISATNRNLTRALKDGSFREDFYYRLRTVPLAIPPLRERKEDIPLLVRYYIRFFNTTFKKTVKGVDPKVMALFSDYDWPGNVRELERTIEHAFVFVKGPIIRLENLPRLEMAGKLTAAETPHNAKQGRNTETILKALEKSDGNRQKAADLLGISRTSLWRKMKTLGLLD, encoded by the coding sequence GTGAAGGGCAACACAAGTAATTCATTGATCAATGCGGACGAAGGCCTGGTGGTGCTGGACAGGTCCCTGGGAATAATGAGCTTTAATCCGGCGGCCCGGGAAATCATCACCCCTGAACTCAGGTATGGCCAAAAACTGAATTTCAGTTCCTTTATCGCCGGCCCCGATCTGTCGATAATAAAAGATGCGGTTGACGCGACACTCCACCAGGGCAGAACCCGGGTGGATGCAATAGCCGCGCTGAAAACCGCATCCGGCAAATCTATTTTCATCCGTTATGCCGTTCACCCCCTGTATGAAACCAGCCGGATGATCATCGGCCTTATTTTTTCCTTTAAGCAGGTTTCAACACCTCTGGAATCCCATAATACCACAGATGACATCTCCAACAAGGCGTTGATCAAGCATCAGTCTTTGCTGGAAGCATTACCCGAAGGGGTGTTCACCATTAACACAAAATGGCGGATCGCCTCTTTCAACAAAACCGCTGAAGAAATCACCGGCTATTCCAGAAAAGAGGTGCTTGGCCGCTATTGCTGGGAAGTTTTCCGCTCAGATCTGTGTGATATCGGATGTCCGTTGCGAACCGCCATTGAAACCGGCCAATCAGAGATGGACCAGGATATCCGCATTTTAAAAAAAGAGGGAGCCCGACTGACCATACTGGTGAATATCGGTGTTCTCAAGGATGAGCACGGGCGGGTTGCCGGGGCAGTGGAAACTTTCCGGCCATTGACCGGTGAGAGAAATCAGCCTGAAGGAACAAAGCACCCCCATGCTTTTTCACACATCATTGGAAACAGCCGGCCCATTCAACAGCTTTTTGCACTTATGCCGGATCTTGCAGCCAGTGAGGTGAATGTCTTTATTACCGGTGAAAGCGGTACGGGAAAAGAGCTGTTTGCGCGCACTTTGCATGACAATTCCTCCCGGGCAAAACATCCTTTTGTCGCGGTCAACTGTTCTGCCCTTGCCGAAAGTGTTCTGGAATCAGAGCTGTTCGGCCATGAAAAAGGCGCATTTACCGGTGCCACAAGGGCCCGGCCCGGCAGGTTTGAACGGGTGAAAAAAGGGACCCTTTTTCTGGATGAAATCGGTGAACTGAAACCCAGCCTGCAGATCAAACTGCTCCGGGTTCTGGAACAAAGAGAATTCGAGCGGGTCGGCGGCACTGAAACCCTTCCGCTGGAGGCCCGCATTATCAGCGCCACCAACCGGAACCTTACCCGGGCTTTGAAGGACGGCTCTTTCAGGGAAGATTTCTACTACCGGTTAAGAACCGTGCCCCTGGCCATTCCCCCCCTCAGGGAACGCAAAGAAGACATCCCTTTACTGGTGCGGTATTATATCCGGTTTTTTAACACCACATTCAAAAAAACAGTGAAGGGGGTTGACCCGAAAGTAATGGCCCTGTTTTCAGATTATGACTGGCCGGGCAATGTCCGGGAACTGGAAAGAACCATTGAACATGCCTTTGTTTTTGTCAAAGGACCCATTATCCGGCTGGAAAACCTGCCGCGTCTGGAAATGGCCGGCAAACTGACTGCCGCTGAAACACCCCATAACGCAAAGCAGGGTCGGAATACAGAAACCATTTTAAAGGCCCTTGAAAAATCAGATGGCAACCGGCAGAAGGCTGCGGATCTGCTGGGTATCAGCCGCACTTCCCTGTGGCGGAAGATGAAAACCCTGGGCTTGCTGGACTGA
- a CDS encoding sigma 54-interacting transcriptional regulator produces the protein MRSDKTGIIALSSEFSVMGINRQACRMLEIAPAPGTDCPLEKIVDTKSLAAAGRLFADAIEKKAPVKDAVICLVNASGRPFHCHVSALPLMSKHQSAIGVILSFKAIDVQNRAETSPPSLTYLPRLGYQGVVDSLPEGVFSIDREWRVNGFNKTAETLTGHARDDIIGKYCWQVFQSGSCQHNCPLADIFKNGRSWENQETTIRTHTGSVRKIRFNAGPLKTADGRVVGAVESFRLLPMKKENKRPSLDAFTFQGMIGKNAAMTSLFAMLRDVAASQADVLITGESGTGKELVARAIHTLSHPDAKTFVAVNCSALPETLLESELFGHEKGAFTGADQMKQGRFELAGNGTLFLDEIGELKPALQVKLLRVLEQKEFERVGGSSPITLFARVIAATNQDLDKAMACGRFREDLYYRLRTIPLRVPPLRERIEDIPLLVDHFINTFNLKYDKNVRLVDPKVMDFFKTYHWPGNIRELERCMEHAFVFVRGPIIFPRYLPEMEDFTGQKPPGPGKKINPDQENLLWALEKADGNRAQAAKLLTISRTSLWRKMKGAGLI, from the coding sequence ATGCGGTCTGATAAGACCGGCATCATCGCATTATCTTCAGAATTCAGTGTGATGGGGATCAACCGGCAGGCATGCCGGATGCTGGAAATTGCACCGGCCCCCGGGACTGACTGCCCCCTTGAAAAAATAGTGGACACAAAATCTCTGGCAGCTGCCGGCAGGCTTTTTGCCGATGCCATTGAAAAAAAGGCCCCTGTCAAAGATGCCGTCATCTGCCTGGTCAATGCATCCGGCAGACCGTTTCACTGCCATGTTTCAGCCCTTCCGCTGATGTCAAAACATCAGTCAGCCATCGGCGTCATCCTGAGTTTCAAGGCGATAGACGTCCAAAACCGGGCGGAAACATCTCCCCCTTCTCTGACATATCTGCCGAGACTGGGATACCAGGGGGTGGTGGACAGCCTGCCTGAGGGCGTTTTTTCCATTGACCGGGAATGGCGGGTCAACGGGTTCAACAAAACCGCTGAAACACTGACCGGGCATGCACGGGATGATATCATCGGCAAATACTGCTGGCAGGTGTTTCAGTCCGGGTCCTGTCAACACAACTGCCCTCTGGCTGATATTTTCAAAAACGGGCGGTCATGGGAAAACCAGGAAACGACCATACGGACCCACACCGGATCTGTCCGGAAAATCCGTTTCAATGCCGGTCCCTTGAAAACGGCTGACGGCCGTGTTGTGGGGGCGGTTGAAAGTTTCCGGCTGCTGCCCATGAAAAAAGAAAACAAACGGCCTTCTCTGGATGCATTTACGTTTCAAGGGATGATCGGCAAAAACGCGGCCATGACATCCCTTTTTGCCATGCTCAGGGATGTGGCGGCAAGCCAGGCGGATGTCCTTATAACCGGTGAAAGCGGTACCGGCAAGGAACTGGTGGCCAGGGCCATTCATACCCTTTCCCATCCGGATGCGAAAACCTTTGTGGCGGTCAACTGTTCGGCTCTGCCTGAAACCCTTCTGGAATCAGAGCTGTTCGGTCATGAAAAAGGGGCTTTTACCGGGGCGGATCAAATGAAACAGGGCCGGTTTGAACTGGCAGGAAACGGCACCCTGTTTTTGGATGAAATCGGTGAATTAAAACCCGCTCTCCAGGTCAAGTTGCTCAGGGTTTTGGAGCAGAAGGAATTTGAACGGGTGGGGGGCAGTTCACCCATAACGCTTTTTGCCAGGGTCATTGCGGCCACCAATCAGGATCTGGACAAAGCCATGGCCTGCGGCCGTTTCAGAGAAGATCTCTATTACCGGCTCAGAACCATCCCTTTACGGGTTCCGCCCCTGCGGGAGCGTATTGAAGACATCCCCTTGCTGGTGGACCATTTCATCAACACATTCAACCTTAAATATGACAAAAACGTCCGGCTGGTGGATCCCAAGGTGATGGATTTTTTCAAAACATATCACTGGCCGGGAAATATCAGGGAACTGGAGCGCTGCATGGAACATGCGTTTGTCTTTGTCAGAGGCCCCATCATCTTTCCCCGGTATCTGCCGGAAATGGAAGATTTCACCGGACAAAAACCCCCGGGTCCGGGCAAAAAAATTAATCCTGATCAGGAAAATCTACTGTGGGCTCTGGAAAAAGCGGACGGAAACAGAGCACAGGCGGCCAAACTTTTGACCATAAGCCGCACTTCCCTGTGGCGGAAAATGAAAGGTGCCGGCCTGATATAG
- a CDS encoding NADH-quinone oxidoreductase subunit NuoE family protein, protein MSDNALYIDEMMDQYPAKPESLIVILQEIQNKYGFISGDAMRLASEHVHVPLTQAYAVATFYQSFRLDPVGEHEIKVCLGTACHLKGGQRLVEDLERRLHVESGGTTEDMRFTLNTVNCVGACALAPVVSVDNQYHPNATAKKMEKVLKSLTDPSLEEMEGTGNA, encoded by the coding sequence ATGTCTGACAACGCCCTTTATATCGACGAAATGATGGATCAGTATCCAGCCAAACCGGAATCCCTGATTGTTATTTTGCAGGAAATTCAAAACAAGTACGGCTTCATCTCCGGTGATGCCATGCGCCTGGCCAGCGAGCATGTGCATGTGCCCCTGACCCAGGCCTATGCCGTGGCCACATTCTACCAGTCTTTCCGCCTGGATCCCGTCGGAGAACATGAGATCAAGGTCTGTTTGGGAACCGCCTGTCATCTCAAAGGGGGCCAGCGCCTGGTGGAGGATCTGGAAAGAAGGCTTCATGTAGAATCCGGGGGCACCACCGAAGACATGCGGTTTACCCTGAATACAGTGAACTGTGTCGGTGCCTGCGCCCTGGCACCGGTGGTGTCTGTTGACAACCAATACCACCCCAATGCCACGGCCAAAAAAATGGAAAAGGTATTGAAGTCATTAACCGATCCGTCACTCGAAGAGATGGAGGGAACAGGAAATGCATGA